The following coding sequences lie in one Xylocopa sonorina isolate GNS202 chromosome 15, iyXylSono1_principal, whole genome shotgun sequence genomic window:
- the LOC143430583 gene encoding uncharacterized protein LOC143430583 isoform X1, whose amino-acid sequence MKTGVDCSRYTWYVLKAIRECLAGDLVTTTTIERHLTEPWSQETVKEGGCECALFPTEVSTSIIERSLPCNVTCDNEGEEKCLQLCVALAESARDQAPHMICEKLNAHVENLLVAVYARVCNATNWKFTGLKAADPICCHDGKSTACDGPASVIEN is encoded by the exons ATGAAAACTGGCGTAGATTGCTCGCGGTATACGTGGTATGTTCTCAAGGCCATCCGCGAATGTCTTGCCGGCGATTTGGTCACTACTACAACAATCGAACGACATTTGACCGAACCCTGGAG CCAAGAGACCGTGAAAGAGGGTGGCTGCGAGTGCGCCTTGTTTCCCACGGAAGTGTCAACGTCGATCATCGAACGTAGTCTTCCATGTAACGTCACGTGCGACAACGAAGGGGAGGAAAAGTGTCTACAATTGTGCGTCGCTTTG GCGGAAAGCGCGAGAGACCAGGCACCGCATATGATCTGCGAGAAGCTGAACGCCCACGTGGAAAATCTCCTG GTGGCGGTGTATGCGAGAGTGTGCAACGCGACCAACTGGAAATTCACTGGTTTGAAAGCAGCGGATCCAATTTGCTGCCATGATGGAAAGAGTACAGCCTGCGACGGGCCAGCTTCAGTGATCGAGAATTAA
- the LOC143430583 gene encoding uncharacterized protein LOC143430583 isoform X2: MDRFLLYVLLVTIFPFAFQETVKEGGCECALFPTEVSTSIIERSLPCNVTCDNEGEEKCLQLCVALAESARDQAPHMICEKLNAHVENLLVAVYARVCNATNWKFTGLKAADPICCHDGKSTACDGPASVIEN; encoded by the exons ATGGATCGCTTCTTGCTCTACGTCTTGTTGGTCACCATTTTCCCATTTGCATT CCAAGAGACCGTGAAAGAGGGTGGCTGCGAGTGCGCCTTGTTTCCCACGGAAGTGTCAACGTCGATCATCGAACGTAGTCTTCCATGTAACGTCACGTGCGACAACGAAGGGGAGGAAAAGTGTCTACAATTGTGCGTCGCTTTG GCGGAAAGCGCGAGAGACCAGGCACCGCATATGATCTGCGAGAAGCTGAACGCCCACGTGGAAAATCTCCTG GTGGCGGTGTATGCGAGAGTGTGCAACGCGACCAACTGGAAATTCACTGGTTTGAAAGCAGCGGATCCAATTTGCTGCCATGATGGAAAGAGTACAGCCTGCGACGGGCCAGCTTCAGTGATCGAGAATTAA
- the Muted gene encoding biogenesis of lysosome-related organelles complex 1 subunit 5: MASIIKDTGEIWSRLFDHRPFVQGEITFFLREFQEKRDDREVERLFKILEYSTELKESQLDRTEQLGDCHLPSLKANVDVALSMCERVLQREQDFDSDIALQENREIRKQEWEKFVNDMSDKCEKVNQTFEEKENEIKEFYIDLERKLHITS; encoded by the exons ATGGCGTCCATTATCAAAG ACACGGGTGAGATTTGGAGCCGACTGTTCGATCACCGACCGTTCGTCCAAGGCGAAATCACATTCTTCTTACGCGAATTTCAG GAGAAGAGGGACGATCGAGAAGTCGAACGACTTTTCAAGATACTTGAATATTCGACAGAATTAAAGGAAAGTCAACTTGATCGAACGGAACAACTTGGAGACTGTCATTTGCCCAGCTTAAAAGCAAATGTTGACGTTGCCTTGAGTATGTGCGAAAGAGTCCTTCAAAGAGAACAAGATTTTGACAGT GATATTGCATTGCAAGAGAACAGGGAAATAAGAAAACAAGAATGGGAGAAGTTTGTTAATGATATGAGCGATAAGTGTGAGAAAGTAAATCAAACATTTGAGGAAAAAGAgaatgagataaaagaattttacATTGACCTAGAAAGAAAATTACACATCACATCCTAA
- the LOC143430579 gene encoding vacuolar ATPase assembly protein VMA12, which translates to MPVESIEDPSIKIKPNKKLIEFICKNVKKTNTTPAAIVALKKSSRDKQKNILLKLDELRWLNKYLEEYRTTNVEHIYLHDLLEQDDIILPTPKITPRNAELEARTQKLKAQQDALRYKAMTKNVDTTTMNLPEDSISYQMKQINKQLIAVAQFVFSVLAGFAFGFIGVELIVGSLDFGFRLLLGIICALIIALAEIYFLAIKLNEDVYDPVSTSIPKKLHQE; encoded by the exons ATGCCGGTTGAATCAATAGAAGATCCTTCTATAAAGATCAAACCAAATAAGAAACTGATTGAATTCATTTGCAAGAATGTGAAAAAAACAAACACAACTCCAGCTGCTATTGTTGCTTTAAAAAAGTCTTCTAGGGACAagcaaaaaaatattttattgaaaCTAGATGAGTTGAGATGGTTGAATAAGTACTTAGAAGAATATAGAACCACCAATGTAGAACATATTTATTTACATGACCTCTTAGAGCAAGATGATATTATATTACCTACTCCAAAAATAACACCAAGAAATGCTGAGTTAGAAGCTAGAACTCAAAAATTGAAAGCACAACAGGATGCTCTGAGATACAAAGCTATGACCAAAAATGTAGATACCACTACAATGAATTTACCAGAAGACAGTATTTCTTATCAAA TGAAGCAGATAAATAAGCAACTTATAGCTGTCGCACAGTTTGTGTTTTCTGTGCTAGCAGGTTTTGCCTTTGGATTCATAGGTGTGGAGTTGATAGTGGGAAGTTTAGACTTTGGATTTAGATTGTTATTGGGCATAATTTGCGCATTGATCATAGCTTTAGCTGAAATTTATTTCTTAGCAATTAAATTAAATGAAGATGTATATGATCCTGTTTCAACATCGATACCAAAAAAATTGCATCAAGAATAA
- the Chrac-16 gene encoding chromatin accessibility complex protein 1, with protein sequence MTAQGSPVKIKELRLPMSRVKTIMKSSPYVDTIGQDGLYLVTKATELFIHYLTEEAHLQSNKGNSLDYKHLAEVVQTNDILEFLREIMPRKITVRQFKEMMAARNAHSSSSESTSDSDSDSESDTDSCSDSDDRKADDNSSNSEQESETKENGRSDSTSDKSDSEDETKR encoded by the exons ATGACTGCGCAAGGATCACCGGTTAAAATAAAAGAGTTACGTTTACCGATGTCAAGGGTAAAAACAATTATGAAAAGTTCTCCTTACGTTGATACTATCGGTCAGGACGGACTGTACCTAGTCACAAAAGCTACG GAACTATTTATTCATTATCTAACGGAAGAAGCACATTTACAAAGCAACAAAGGGAATTCTTTGGACTATAAACATCTAGCAGAAGTGGTTCAGACCAATGACATTTTGGAATTTCTCAGAGAAATAATGCCACGAAAGATAACTGTCAGACAATTTAAAGAAATGATGGCTGCCAGAAATGCGCACAGCAGTTCATCCGAGAGTACCTCGGATTCGGATAGTGACAGTGAATCGGATACAGATTCTTGTTCCGATAGTGATGATAGAAAAGCAGATGATAACTCATCAAATAGTGAGCAAGAAAGTGAAACAAAAGAGAATGGTAGAAGTGACTCTACTAGTGACAAAAGTGACAGTGAAGATGAGACTAAAAGATAA
- the Eef1delta gene encoding elongation factor 1-delta isoform X2, producing the protein MSTFLGLIEEIPGISVDRFDEENLGSSIFFLSHCHLDHMNGLSNNMFMNLHSNQKHLYCSPITKVLLGNIFTFESSCVKEIDIDTPTVIEYTLNQKNNNKILLFVTAIPAGHCPGSVMFLFEKDNVSVLYTGDFRVNPIDFPKLKCLHYREHTKLIPKTFTKVYLDTTFLSNNFKTFPTRQESIIKIRDITNYWLSKDPRNVVILECSALYGSEFLFIELSKMLGIKIHVRTHVYKSYCRIAELSCYVTNEPHSTRIHACKRKFSSKSLECRDDIKSEYIMTIIPSVRKWKDRDTSVVGEWDKSREQTFNVCYATHSSLEELKAFVQYFGIKASEIYPCVIPSIEESKIYKLLESITNKEEQVSVKQIYTLKLPKVSKVPFKSEYFSSDDDSS; encoded by the coding sequence ATgtcaacttttcttgggcttaTTGAGGAGATACCTGGCATCTCAGTGGATCGCTTTGACGAAGAAAACTTAGGATCTTCTATATTTTTTCTCAGTCATTGTCATCTTGATCATATGAATGGTTTATCAAATAATATGTTTATGAATTTACACAGTAATCAGAAACACCTCTATTGTAGTCCAATTACAAAAGTTCTATTGGGAAATATATTTACATTTGAAAGTTCTTGCGTGAAAGAAATAGATATCGATACACCTACTGTTATAGAATACACATTAAATCAAAAGAATAACAATAAGATCCTTCTTTTTGTAACTGCTATTCCGGCAGGACATTGTCCGGGTTCTGTAATGTTTCTTTTCGAAAAAGATAATGTTTCCGTATTATATACTGGTGATTTTCGTGTCAATCCAATAGACTTTCCAAAGTTAAAATGTTTACATTATCGTGAACATACCAAATTGATACCAAAAACATTTACTAAAGTCTACTTAGATactacgtttctaagcaataatTTTAAGACTTTTCCTACAAGACAGGAAAGTATAATTAAAATACGTGACATCACTAATTATTGGTTAAGTAAAGACCCAAGAAATGTTGTTATTCTGGAATGTTCTGCTCTGTACGGTTCTGAGTTTTTATTTATTGAATTGTCTAAAATGTTAGGAATAAAAATTCATGTTAGAACACATGTATATAAAAGTTATTGTCGTATCGCTGAATTGTCTTGTTATGTCACAAATGAACCGCATAGTACTCGAATTCATGCATGCAAAAGGAAATTCAGTTCaaagagcttagaatgtagggaTGATATAAAATCAGAATATATCATGACTATTATCCCCTCTGTTCGGAAATGGAAAGACAGAGATACGAGTGTAGTAGGGGAATGGGATAAAAGTCGAGAACAAACTTTTAATGTATGTTACGCTACACATTCCTCTCTTGAAGAACTTAAAGCATTTGTTCAATATTTTGGTataaaagcatcagaaatatatcCATGTGTAATTCCATCAATAGAAGAGAGCAAAATTTATAAGTTGTTGGAAAGTATAACAAACAAAGAAGAACAAGTATCAGTTAAACAAATCTATACACTAAAGCTTCCTAAAGTATCAAAAGTTCCATTTAAATCTGAATATTTTAGCAGTGATGATGACAGTTCTTGA
- the Eef1delta gene encoding elongation factor 1-delta isoform X1: MEKSALAHEKVWFDKPSYDKAERLYFEKMAKVVYHEIMDSYSLKSDVSVTNNYQDNISADNNTLTKIKSEKSKKNKILRFEIIPNDIKDTKSQMKSLKTNKSENKINTQKKENIEEKKTSDSTKTEPNEKRKETSPSDDASKKYNTKEVKEKKNKADNCICSRHYNRKAKNDSEEVKENATPLKNKQQLPVQGNQQTTSPILSAGGSLANEVAKARQHIKQSLQCMDDIAAVASLMSPNENKKDILSSSAFQELKGIVEKLEERVTALENKIDPLLSAICPAKPEPTAKPAEENADGDDDVDLFGSDSEGEDAEAAKLREQRLAAYAAKKAKKPALIAKSNIIFDVKPWDDETDMKAMEEEVRKIEMDGLLWGASKLVPLAYGIFKLQISCVIEDDKVSVDGLTDKILDIKDFVQSVDIAAFNKV, translated from the exons ATGGAGAAATCGGCATTAGCACACGAGAAGGTATGGTTTGACAAGCCATCCTATGACAAGGCAGAACGACTATATTTTGAAAAAATGGCCAAG GTGGTGTATCATGAAATCATGGATAGTTACTCTCTTAAATCTGATGTGTCTGTAACTAATAACTATCAAGATAATATTTCTGCTGACAATAATACCTTAACTAAAATTAAGTCTGAGAAATCTAAAAAGAATAAGATATTGAGATTTGAGATTATTCCGAATGATATAAAGGATACTAAATCTCAAATGAAATCATTAAAGACAAACAAAAGTgagaataaaataaatacacaaaagaaagaaaacatagaagagaaaaaaaCATCTGACAGTACAAAAACTGAGCCAAATGAGAAAAGAAAGGAAACTAGTCCTTCTGATGAtgcatcgaaaaaatataatacaaaagaggtgaaggaaaaaaagaataaaGCGGATAATTGTATCTGCTCAAGACATTACAATAGAAAAGCAAAAAATGATAGTGAGGAAGTGAAAGAAAATGCTACTCCATTAAAGAATAAGCAGCAGTTACCTGTTCAG GGGAATCAACAAACCACTAGTCCAATTCTATCTGCTGGTGGAAGTTTAGCCAATGAGGTTGCCAAGGCTCGTCAACATATTAAACAGTCTTTACAGTGT ATGGATGACATTGCAGCTGTGGCTAGTCTCATGAGTCCAAATGAAAACAAAAAGGATATTCTGAGTTCTAGTG CTTTCCAAGAGTTGAAGGGTATTGTTGAAAAATTGGAAGAACGTGTCACAGCTCTTGAGAACAAGATTGATCCACTTTTATCTGCAATTTGTCCTGCTAAACCTGAACCAACTGCAAAACCAGCTGAAGAAAACGCAGATGGTGACGACGATGTTGATCTGTTTGGTTCAGATTCAGAG GGTGAAGATGCAGAAGCAGCTAAACTTAGGGAACAAAGATTAGCTGCATATGCCGCGAAGAAAGCTAAGA AACCAGCTCTGATCGCCAAGTCAAATATCATATTCGACGTAAAACCGTGGGACGATGAGACAGATATGAAAGCTATGGAAGAGGAAGTTCGGAAGATCGAGATGGACGGCCTTTTATGGGGAGCGT CAAAACTTGTACCACTCGCTTATGGAATTTTCAAACTTCAAATATCTTGTGTAATAGAAGACGATAAAGTTTCTGTGGATGGGCTTACAGATAAGATTCTAGACATTAAAGACTTCGTCCAAAGCGTAGATATTGCAGCCTTTaataaagtataa
- the Eef1delta gene encoding elongation factor 1-delta isoform X3, which produces MEKSALAHEKVWFDKPSYDKAERLYFEKMAKGNQQTTSPILSAGGSLANEVAKARQHIKQSLQCMDDIAAVASLMSPNENKKDILSSSAFQELKGIVEKLEERVTALENKIDPLLSAICPAKPEPTAKPAEENADGDDDVDLFGSDSEGEDAEAAKLREQRLAAYAAKKAKKPALIAKSNIIFDVKPWDDETDMKAMEEEVRKIEMDGLLWGASKLVPLAYGIFKLQISCVIEDDKVSVDGLTDKILDIKDFVQSVDIAAFNKV; this is translated from the exons ATGGAGAAATCGGCATTAGCACACGAGAAGGTATGGTTTGACAAGCCATCCTATGACAAGGCAGAACGACTATATTTTGAAAAAATGGCCAAG GGGAATCAACAAACCACTAGTCCAATTCTATCTGCTGGTGGAAGTTTAGCCAATGAGGTTGCCAAGGCTCGTCAACATATTAAACAGTCTTTACAGTGT ATGGATGACATTGCAGCTGTGGCTAGTCTCATGAGTCCAAATGAAAACAAAAAGGATATTCTGAGTTCTAGTG CTTTCCAAGAGTTGAAGGGTATTGTTGAAAAATTGGAAGAACGTGTCACAGCTCTTGAGAACAAGATTGATCCACTTTTATCTGCAATTTGTCCTGCTAAACCTGAACCAACTGCAAAACCAGCTGAAGAAAACGCAGATGGTGACGACGATGTTGATCTGTTTGGTTCAGATTCAGAG GGTGAAGATGCAGAAGCAGCTAAACTTAGGGAACAAAGATTAGCTGCATATGCCGCGAAGAAAGCTAAGA AACCAGCTCTGATCGCCAAGTCAAATATCATATTCGACGTAAAACCGTGGGACGATGAGACAGATATGAAAGCTATGGAAGAGGAAGTTCGGAAGATCGAGATGGACGGCCTTTTATGGGGAGCGT CAAAACTTGTACCACTCGCTTATGGAATTTTCAAACTTCAAATATCTTGTGTAATAGAAGACGATAAAGTTTCTGTGGATGGGCTTACAGATAAGATTCTAGACATTAAAGACTTCGTCCAAAGCGTAGATATTGCAGCCTTTaataaagtataa
- the Sf3b6 gene encoding splicing factor 3B subunit 6 — MTMAMLQRRANVRLPPEVNRVLYIRNLPYKITAEEMYDIFGKYGAIRQIRVGNTAETRGTAFVVYEDIFDAKNACDHLSGFNVCNRYLVVLYYQSNKAFKRVDVDKKMEEIDKLKTKYNLNEEKK, encoded by the exons ATGACTATGGCTATGTTGCAACGAAGAGCCAAC GTGCGGCtacctcctgaagtgaatagagTGTTATACATAAGAAATTTACCATATAAAATTACGGCCGAAGAAATGTATGATATTTTTGGTAAATATGGAGCTATTAGACAAATCCGAGT AGGTAATACTGCTGAAACCAGGGGAACAGCCTTTGTTGTTTACGAAGATATATTTGATGCAAAAAATGCTTGCGATCACTTAAGCGGGTTTAATGTTTGTAATAGGTATTTAGTAGTTTTATACTATCAAAGTAACAAAGCATTTAAACGAGTTGACGTGGATAAGAAAATGGAAGAAATAGATAAGTTGAAAACTAAGTATAACCtgaatgaagaaaaaaaatag